The following are encoded in a window of Alosa sapidissima isolate fAloSap1 chromosome 10, fAloSap1.pri, whole genome shotgun sequence genomic DNA:
- the LOC121720708 gene encoding prostate stem cell antigen-like, with protein sequence MHTHTYLYSSANMKNLPGLLVLFLCVHSVDTLKCYVCSATNSNEQCNQNSQDCNPPLDTCMSTIDTMNGVKAIVKQCASRATCSGAAASASVDNAGNGNKVNCCSSRLCNYSGAANIRPHTWLLALPISLLTFTLLGLQSN encoded by the exons atgcacacacacacttacctgtaCAGCTCTGCAAATATGAAGAATCTACCTGGACTACTGgttctctttttgtgtgtgcattcag TGGACACACTGAAATGCTATGTGTGCAGTGCCACCAATAGCAATGAACAGTGTAACCAGAACAGCCAAGACTGCAACCCTCCCTTGGATACCTGCATGTCCACCATTGACACTATGA ATGGGGTGAAAGCCATTGTGAAACAGTGTGCCAGCAGGGCCACTTGCTCAGGGGCGGCAGCCAGTGCATCAGTGGACAACGCTGGGAATGGCAACAAGGTCAACTGCTGCTCTTCACGGCTCTGCAACTACAGCGGAGCGGCCAACATCAGACCCCACACATGGCTGCTGGCGCTGcctatctctctcctcactttcacactattaggcctacagtctaacTGA
- the LOC121721102 gene encoding cleft lip and palate transmembrane protein 1-like protein isoform X3, with protein sequence MRSRSDSCISPYVAENSQLSIFSTLDPSDVKGHRLLHQENEFNIFTKFERKLNVSLPEAARSNGPLFAVIYVHSGRGPPWEDSQHVSYVTRLTSHTTQHPPEMTTSLNGHAAQDTDELPQPAPGSVPTAPVSHWHSRLCLSIMAAFSFSKGAVPSDVRRYLKVVEEGKKKMYLPLMVVDELQIRRRDIIEINESTAEVPLMLTYENISLRKFRLRSHLRDVMYSLKQFGFTEHQVDEIKGVITDTNGYILALTIFAAILNLLFEFLAIKNDFNFWRKKTTMAGMSKRSVLWRCFSTVVIFLHLLGDQTSWLLLIPTGVGVVLELWKLKRAFSIQDDKFEELERVTSGYDSQGMRFLSYLLCPLCVSGVTYSFLYVKNKSWYSWFISSLVTGVYAFGFLSGFPQLYVNYKLKSVEHLQSSIYMYKGMSTFLNDILSTILTVPSHPLACFRDDVIFLLHLYQRRLYPVRKTRGREYGASCRQRLKGKPHED encoded by the exons ATGAGATCCAG AAGTGACAGCTGCATTTCCCCATATGTTGCTGAAAACTCTCAG CTCAGCATTTTCTCAACATTAGATCCCAGCGATGTAAAAGGACACAGACTGCTCCATCAGGAAAACGAGTTTAATATCTTCACTAAATTTGAGAG AAAATTGAATGTGTCACTCCCAGAGGCAGCCCGAAGCAATGGACCTCTATTTGCAGTAATATATGTGCACAGTGGCAGAGGGCCCCCCTGGGAGGATAGCCAGCACGTGAGCTATGTCACCAGACTCACCTCTCATACAACACAGCATCCACCTGAGATGACCACTAGCCTGAATGGCCATGCTGCACAG GACACGGACGAGCTGCCGCAGCCAGCTCCTGGCTCTGTGCCAACTGCACCTGTCTCCCACTGGCACTCGCGTCTCTGCCTCAGCATCATGGCGGCGTTCAGTTTCAGCAAAGGGGCTGTGCCAAGTGATGTGCGTCGCTATTTGAAAGT GGTGGAAGAAGGGAAAAAGAAGATGTATCTGCCCCTCATGGTTGTTGATGAGTTACAGATCAGAAGGAGGGACATCATT GAGATAAATGAGTCTACAGCTGAGGTCCCTTTAATGTTGACCTACGAAAATATCTCTCTGAGGAAATTCAGATTGCGGAGCCATTTGAGAGATGTAATGTATTCCCTAAAACAATTTG GATTTACAGAGCACCAGGTTGATGAAATCAAAGGTGTGATTACGGACACTAACGGATACATATTGGCTCTCACCATTTTTGCAGCTATTCTTAAT CTTCTGTTTGAGTTCCTCGCTATTAAAAATGACTTCAACTTCTGGAGGAAGAAGACGACCATGGCCGGCATGTCTAAAAGATCAG TGCTGTGGCGCTGTTTCAGCACAGTGGTCATTTTCCTCCACCTGCTGGGGGACCAGACAAGCTGGCTGCTGCTGATACCCACTGGAGTGGGGGTGGTGCTGGAG CTCTGGAAACTTAAGAGGGCCTTCAGCATTCAG GATGACAAATTTGAAGAACTAGAGAGAGTAACCTCAGGCTATGATTCACAG GGAATGCGATTTCTTTCATATCTGCTGTGTCCACTTTGTGTCAGTGGAGTCACCTATTCATTCTTATACGTGAAGAACAAAAG TTGGTATTCTTGGTTTATCAGCAGCCTTGTTACAG GAGTATACGCCTTTGGCTTTCTCTCTGGATTTCCTCAGCTCTACGTGAACTACAAG TTAAAATCAGTTGAACATTTGCAGTCTTCAATCTACATGTACAAG GGGATGAGTACCTTTCTCAATGACATCCTCAGCACCATCCTCACGGTGCCATCACACCCTCTGGCCTGCTTCAGGGACGATGTCATCTTCCTCCTTCACCTCTACCAGAGGAG ACTGTACCCTGTCAGAAAAACACGTGGTCGAGAATATGGAGCGAGCTGCAGGCAGAGGCTGAAAGGGAAGCCTCATGAGGACTGA
- the LOC121721102 gene encoding cleft lip and palate transmembrane protein 1-like protein isoform X4, with translation MLLKTLSIFSTLDPSDVKGHRLLHQENEFNIFTKFERKLNVSLPEAARSNGPLFAVIYVHSGRGPPWEDSQHVSYVTRLTSHTTQHPPEMTTSLNGHAAQDTDELPQPAPGSVPTAPVSHWHSRLCLSIMAAFSFSKGAVPSDVRRYLKVVEEGKKKMYLPLMVVDELQIRRRDIIEINESTAEVPLMLTYENISLRKFRLRSHLRDVMYSLKQFGFTEHQVDEIKGVITDTNGYILALTIFAAILNLLFEFLAIKNDFNFWRKKTTMAGMSKRSVLWRCFSTVVIFLHLLGDQTSWLLLIPTGVGVVLELWKLKRAFSIQDDKFEELERVTSGYDSQGMRFLSYLLCPLCVSGVTYSFLYVKNKSWYSWFISSLVTGVYAFGFLSGFPQLYVNYKLKSVEHLQSSIYMYKGMSTFLNDILSTILTVPSHPLACFRDDVIFLLHLYQRRLYPVRKTRGREYGASCRQRLKGKPHED, from the exons ATGTTGCTGAAAACTCTCAG CATTTTCTCAACATTAGATCCCAGCGATGTAAAAGGACACAGACTGCTCCATCAGGAAAACGAGTTTAATATCTTCACTAAATTTGAGAG AAAATTGAATGTGTCACTCCCAGAGGCAGCCCGAAGCAATGGACCTCTATTTGCAGTAATATATGTGCACAGTGGCAGAGGGCCCCCCTGGGAGGATAGCCAGCACGTGAGCTATGTCACCAGACTCACCTCTCATACAACACAGCATCCACCTGAGATGACCACTAGCCTGAATGGCCATGCTGCACAG GACACGGACGAGCTGCCGCAGCCAGCTCCTGGCTCTGTGCCAACTGCACCTGTCTCCCACTGGCACTCGCGTCTCTGCCTCAGCATCATGGCGGCGTTCAGTTTCAGCAAAGGGGCTGTGCCAAGTGATGTGCGTCGCTATTTGAAAGT GGTGGAAGAAGGGAAAAAGAAGATGTATCTGCCCCTCATGGTTGTTGATGAGTTACAGATCAGAAGGAGGGACATCATT GAGATAAATGAGTCTACAGCTGAGGTCCCTTTAATGTTGACCTACGAAAATATCTCTCTGAGGAAATTCAGATTGCGGAGCCATTTGAGAGATGTAATGTATTCCCTAAAACAATTTG GATTTACAGAGCACCAGGTTGATGAAATCAAAGGTGTGATTACGGACACTAACGGATACATATTGGCTCTCACCATTTTTGCAGCTATTCTTAAT CTTCTGTTTGAGTTCCTCGCTATTAAAAATGACTTCAACTTCTGGAGGAAGAAGACGACCATGGCCGGCATGTCTAAAAGATCAG TGCTGTGGCGCTGTTTCAGCACAGTGGTCATTTTCCTCCACCTGCTGGGGGACCAGACAAGCTGGCTGCTGCTGATACCCACTGGAGTGGGGGTGGTGCTGGAG CTCTGGAAACTTAAGAGGGCCTTCAGCATTCAG GATGACAAATTTGAAGAACTAGAGAGAGTAACCTCAGGCTATGATTCACAG GGAATGCGATTTCTTTCATATCTGCTGTGTCCACTTTGTGTCAGTGGAGTCACCTATTCATTCTTATACGTGAAGAACAAAAG TTGGTATTCTTGGTTTATCAGCAGCCTTGTTACAG GAGTATACGCCTTTGGCTTTCTCTCTGGATTTCCTCAGCTCTACGTGAACTACAAG TTAAAATCAGTTGAACATTTGCAGTCTTCAATCTACATGTACAAG GGGATGAGTACCTTTCTCAATGACATCCTCAGCACCATCCTCACGGTGCCATCACACCCTCTGGCCTGCTTCAGGGACGATGTCATCTTCCTCCTTCACCTCTACCAGAGGAG ACTGTACCCTGTCAGAAAAACACGTGGTCGAGAATATGGAGCGAGCTGCAGGCAGAGGCTGAAAGGGAAGCCTCATGAGGACTGA
- the LOC121721102 gene encoding cleft lip and palate transmembrane protein 1-like protein isoform X2, with translation MRSRPRKEPMQTRLSLRWSWVCSSCMYCIPAGFFMDLFIQNLVTPTEVTAAFPHMLLKTLSIFSTLDPSDVKGHRLLHQENEFNIFTKFERKLNVSLPEAARSNGPLFAVIYVHSGRGPPWEDSQHVSYVTRLTSHTTQHPPEMTTSLNGHAAQDTDELPQPAPGSVPTAPVSHWHSRLCLSIMAAFSFSKGAVPSDVRRYLKVVEEGKKKMYLPLMVVDELQIRRRDIIEINESTAEVPLMLTYENISLRKFRLRSHLRDVMYSLKQFGFTEHQVDEIKGVITDTNGYILALTIFAAILNLLFEFLAIKNDFNFWRKKTTMAGMSKRSVLWRCFSTVVIFLHLLGDQTSWLLLIPTGVGVVLELWKLKRAFSIQDDKFEELERVTSGYDSQGMRFLSYLLCPLCVSGVTYSFLYVKNKSWYSWFISSLVTGVYAFGFLSGFPQLYVNYKLKSVEHLQSSIYMYKGMSTFLNDILSTILTVPSHPLACFRDDVIFLLHLYQRRLYPVRKTRGREYGASCRQRLKGKPHED, from the exons ATGAGATCCAG ACCACGAAAGGAGCCAATGCAAACACGTCTGTCACTAAGGTGGTCGTGGGTGTGTTCGTCGTGTATGTACTGCATACCTGCTGGGTTCTTTATGGATTTGTTTATACAAAACCTTGTGACACCAACAGAAGTGACAGCTGCATTTCCCCATATGTTGCTGAAAACTCTCAG CATTTTCTCAACATTAGATCCCAGCGATGTAAAAGGACACAGACTGCTCCATCAGGAAAACGAGTTTAATATCTTCACTAAATTTGAGAG AAAATTGAATGTGTCACTCCCAGAGGCAGCCCGAAGCAATGGACCTCTATTTGCAGTAATATATGTGCACAGTGGCAGAGGGCCCCCCTGGGAGGATAGCCAGCACGTGAGCTATGTCACCAGACTCACCTCTCATACAACACAGCATCCACCTGAGATGACCACTAGCCTGAATGGCCATGCTGCACAG GACACGGACGAGCTGCCGCAGCCAGCTCCTGGCTCTGTGCCAACTGCACCTGTCTCCCACTGGCACTCGCGTCTCTGCCTCAGCATCATGGCGGCGTTCAGTTTCAGCAAAGGGGCTGTGCCAAGTGATGTGCGTCGCTATTTGAAAGT GGTGGAAGAAGGGAAAAAGAAGATGTATCTGCCCCTCATGGTTGTTGATGAGTTACAGATCAGAAGGAGGGACATCATT GAGATAAATGAGTCTACAGCTGAGGTCCCTTTAATGTTGACCTACGAAAATATCTCTCTGAGGAAATTCAGATTGCGGAGCCATTTGAGAGATGTAATGTATTCCCTAAAACAATTTG GATTTACAGAGCACCAGGTTGATGAAATCAAAGGTGTGATTACGGACACTAACGGATACATATTGGCTCTCACCATTTTTGCAGCTATTCTTAAT CTTCTGTTTGAGTTCCTCGCTATTAAAAATGACTTCAACTTCTGGAGGAAGAAGACGACCATGGCCGGCATGTCTAAAAGATCAG TGCTGTGGCGCTGTTTCAGCACAGTGGTCATTTTCCTCCACCTGCTGGGGGACCAGACAAGCTGGCTGCTGCTGATACCCACTGGAGTGGGGGTGGTGCTGGAG CTCTGGAAACTTAAGAGGGCCTTCAGCATTCAG GATGACAAATTTGAAGAACTAGAGAGAGTAACCTCAGGCTATGATTCACAG GGAATGCGATTTCTTTCATATCTGCTGTGTCCACTTTGTGTCAGTGGAGTCACCTATTCATTCTTATACGTGAAGAACAAAAG TTGGTATTCTTGGTTTATCAGCAGCCTTGTTACAG GAGTATACGCCTTTGGCTTTCTCTCTGGATTTCCTCAGCTCTACGTGAACTACAAG TTAAAATCAGTTGAACATTTGCAGTCTTCAATCTACATGTACAAG GGGATGAGTACCTTTCTCAATGACATCCTCAGCACCATCCTCACGGTGCCATCACACCCTCTGGCCTGCTTCAGGGACGATGTCATCTTCCTCCTTCACCTCTACCAGAGGAG ACTGTACCCTGTCAGAAAAACACGTGGTCGAGAATATGGAGCGAGCTGCAGGCAGAGGCTGAAAGGGAAGCCTCATGAGGACTGA
- the LOC121721102 gene encoding cleft lip and palate transmembrane protein 1-like protein isoform X1, giving the protein MFPSCYSKTTKGANANTSVTKVVVGVFVVYVLHTCWVLYGFVYTKPCDTNRSDSCISPYVAENSQLSIFSTLDPSDVKGHRLLHQENEFNIFTKFERKLNVSLPEAARSNGPLFAVIYVHSGRGPPWEDSQHVSYVTRLTSHTTQHPPEMTTSLNGHAAQDTDELPQPAPGSVPTAPVSHWHSRLCLSIMAAFSFSKGAVPSDVRRYLKVVEEGKKKMYLPLMVVDELQIRRRDIIEINESTAEVPLMLTYENISLRKFRLRSHLRDVMYSLKQFGFTEHQVDEIKGVITDTNGYILALTIFAAILNLLFEFLAIKNDFNFWRKKTTMAGMSKRSVLWRCFSTVVIFLHLLGDQTSWLLLIPTGVGVVLELWKLKRAFSIQDDKFEELERVTSGYDSQGMRFLSYLLCPLCVSGVTYSFLYVKNKSWYSWFISSLVTGVYAFGFLSGFPQLYVNYKLKSVEHLQSSIYMYKGMSTFLNDILSTILTVPSHPLACFRDDVIFLLHLYQRRLYPVRKTRGREYGASCRQRLKGKPHED; this is encoded by the exons ATGTTTCCATCTTGTTATTCTAAGACCACGAAAGGAGCCAATGCAAACACGTCTGTCACTAAGGTGGTCGTGGGTGTGTTCGTCGTGTATGTACTGCATACCTGCTGGGTTCTTTATGGATTTGTTTATACAAAACCTTGTGACACCAACAGAAGTGACAGCTGCATTTCCCCATATGTTGCTGAAAACTCTCAG CTCAGCATTTTCTCAACATTAGATCCCAGCGATGTAAAAGGACACAGACTGCTCCATCAGGAAAACGAGTTTAATATCTTCACTAAATTTGAGAG AAAATTGAATGTGTCACTCCCAGAGGCAGCCCGAAGCAATGGACCTCTATTTGCAGTAATATATGTGCACAGTGGCAGAGGGCCCCCCTGGGAGGATAGCCAGCACGTGAGCTATGTCACCAGACTCACCTCTCATACAACACAGCATCCACCTGAGATGACCACTAGCCTGAATGGCCATGCTGCACAG GACACGGACGAGCTGCCGCAGCCAGCTCCTGGCTCTGTGCCAACTGCACCTGTCTCCCACTGGCACTCGCGTCTCTGCCTCAGCATCATGGCGGCGTTCAGTTTCAGCAAAGGGGCTGTGCCAAGTGATGTGCGTCGCTATTTGAAAGT GGTGGAAGAAGGGAAAAAGAAGATGTATCTGCCCCTCATGGTTGTTGATGAGTTACAGATCAGAAGGAGGGACATCATT GAGATAAATGAGTCTACAGCTGAGGTCCCTTTAATGTTGACCTACGAAAATATCTCTCTGAGGAAATTCAGATTGCGGAGCCATTTGAGAGATGTAATGTATTCCCTAAAACAATTTG GATTTACAGAGCACCAGGTTGATGAAATCAAAGGTGTGATTACGGACACTAACGGATACATATTGGCTCTCACCATTTTTGCAGCTATTCTTAAT CTTCTGTTTGAGTTCCTCGCTATTAAAAATGACTTCAACTTCTGGAGGAAGAAGACGACCATGGCCGGCATGTCTAAAAGATCAG TGCTGTGGCGCTGTTTCAGCACAGTGGTCATTTTCCTCCACCTGCTGGGGGACCAGACAAGCTGGCTGCTGCTGATACCCACTGGAGTGGGGGTGGTGCTGGAG CTCTGGAAACTTAAGAGGGCCTTCAGCATTCAG GATGACAAATTTGAAGAACTAGAGAGAGTAACCTCAGGCTATGATTCACAG GGAATGCGATTTCTTTCATATCTGCTGTGTCCACTTTGTGTCAGTGGAGTCACCTATTCATTCTTATACGTGAAGAACAAAAG TTGGTATTCTTGGTTTATCAGCAGCCTTGTTACAG GAGTATACGCCTTTGGCTTTCTCTCTGGATTTCCTCAGCTCTACGTGAACTACAAG TTAAAATCAGTTGAACATTTGCAGTCTTCAATCTACATGTACAAG GGGATGAGTACCTTTCTCAATGACATCCTCAGCACCATCCTCACGGTGCCATCACACCCTCTGGCCTGCTTCAGGGACGATGTCATCTTCCTCCTTCACCTCTACCAGAGGAG ACTGTACCCTGTCAGAAAAACACGTGGTCGAGAATATGGAGCGAGCTGCAGGCAGAGGCTGAAAGGGAAGCCTCATGAGGACTGA
- the mrs2 gene encoding magnesium transporter MRS2 homolog, mitochondrial, protein MEAFMRFLCREGLRGAHHELNVLACSSCLPLRIVRGSRSPFSCPNAHHCTSATRCQGGHILSQQSTLLQKLHFNTVSCRFKVSEASLSSVAPVFVVMKFDKNGNVTTSEKKKTELYQELGLPARDLRFQHQTSINTRNNSIILQMESLKAIVTLDWLLVLDFRGTGLEKWLVLELGPQLAGDGTLVTYSLPFEFRALEAILQHRVNILQARLNEMQPQIIDSLESLMDPKILSADRSKLHMLLLNSKGLSELETDIKVFKDSLLKILDEDELIEEMCLTKWTDPRVFEESSLGIDHAEEMELLLENYYMQAEELGNKTRELKGLIDDSESVIFINLDSHRNVMMRLNLQLTMGTFSLSLFGLIGVAFGMNLQSNLEEDPRVFWMVTGIMFLGSGLIWRRLLSFLGRHLEPSPPPPIPPVWKKGHITSLRGTDVKGGVR, encoded by the exons ATGGAAGCATTCATGAGGTTTCTTTGCCGAGAAGGACTGCGAGGAGCACATCATGAGTTGAACGTTTTAGCTTGTTCAAGTTGTTTGCCTCTCCGAATTGTAAGAGGTTCAAGATCACCTTTCAGTTGTCCTAATGCTCATCACTGCACGTCAGCAACGAGATGTCAAGGGGGTCATATACTCAGTCAACAGTCAACATTATTacagaaattacattttaaca CTGTGTCATGTCGCTTCAAAGTGTCAGAGGCTTCCCTGTCCAGTGTTGCTCCAGTTTTTGTTGTG ATGAAATTTGACAAAAATGGGAATGTCACCACATCTG agaagaagaaaacagAGCTGTATCAGGAACTGGGTTTACCGGCCAGAGACCTGAGGTTCCAGCACCAGACAAGCATCAACACACGCAACAATAGTATCATCCTACAGATGGAG TCTCTGAAGGCCATAGTGACGCTGGACTGGCTGCTGGTGCTGGACTTCCGAGGCACGGGGCTGGAGAAGTGGCTGGTGCTGGAGCTGGGCCCACAGCTGGCTGGAGACGGCACGCTGGTCACCTACTCCTTACCCTTTGAATTCCGAGCTCTGGAGGCCATCCTGCAGCACAGG GTGAACATTTTGCAGGCCAGGCTGAATGAGATGCAGCCTCAGATTATAGACTCTCTTGAGTCTCTGATGGATCCAAAAATCTTGTCTGCAGACCGCAGTAAGCTACACATGCTTCTGCTCAATAGCAAAGG TCTTTCAGAATTGGAGACCGACATCAAAGTATTCAAGGACAGTCTGCTTAAAATCCTGGATGAAGATGAACTCATCGAAGAGATGTGCCTGACCAAATGGACAGACCCCCGTGTGTT TGAGGAGAGCAGCCTGGGCATTGACCACGCAGAGGAGATGGAACTGCTGTTGGAGAACTACTACATGCAGGCAGAGGAACTGGGCAATAAGACTCGTGAGCTGAAAGGCCTGATTGATGACTCTGAGAGTGTCATCTTCATCAACCTCGACAG TCACCGAAATGTGATGATGCGGCTGAACCTGCAGCTGACGATGGGCACCTTCTCCCTGTCCTTGTTTGGCCTAATTGGTGTGGCCTTTGGGATGAACTTGCAGTCCAACTTAGAAGAG GACCCACGTGTCTTCTGGATGGTGACAGGGATCATGTTCTTGGGCAGCGGGCTGATTTGGAGACGACTGCTCTCCTTCCTGGGACGACACCTGGAGCCATCCCCTCCACCCCCT ATCCCCCCAGTATGGAAGAAGGGCCACATCACCTCCCTGAGAGGGACAGACGTGAAAGGAGGAgtcagatga